In Arachis stenosperma cultivar V10309 chromosome 1, arast.V10309.gnm1.PFL2, whole genome shotgun sequence, one DNA window encodes the following:
- the LOC130964759 gene encoding transcription factor KUA1-like isoform X1: MTRRCSHCSHNGHNSRTCPNRGVKLFGVRLTDGSIRKSASMGNLTHYAGSGSGSGPIHASGSNNPGSPGDNHDNAATADGYASEDFVPGSSSSSRERKKGVPWTEEEHRMFLLGLQKLGKGDWRGIARNYVISRTPTQVASHAQKYFIRQSNVSRRKRRSSLFDIVADEAADDTPMVQQDFLSANQLQAETEGNNPLPAVPTLDEECESMDSTNSNDGDSAPLKPENSQPPQQQSSYPVLYPAYYSPFFPFPLPYWSGYSPEPNTVKEETHEVLKPTAVHSKAPINVDELVGMSKLSLGETIADSGPSSLSLKLQEEGPSRQSAFHATPTCGSSNMNESAIHAV; the protein is encoded by the exons ATGACGCGACGATGCTCCCATTGCAGCCACAATGGGCATAACTCGAGGACCTGCCCGAACCGCGGCGTCAAGCTTTTTGGGGTCCGATTGACCGATGGCTCGATCCGGAAGAGCGCTAGCATGGGCAATCTTACCCACTACGCCGGTTCCGGGTCCGGTTCAGGACCTATCCACGCTTCTGGGTCCAATAACCCCGGTTCGCCCGGGGATAACCACGATAACGCGGCTACCGCTGACGGTTATGCTTCCGAGGACTTCGTTCCTGGCTCCTCTTCTAGCTCCCGTGAAAGAAAGAAGG GGGTTCCATGGACTGAGGAGGAACATAGAATGTTTTTACTTGGATTACAAAAGTTGGGCAAAGGTGATTGGCGTGGAATTGCAAGGAACTATGTTATATCAAGGACCCCTACTCAAGTGGCCAGTCACGCTCAAAAGTATTTCATCAGGCAAAGCAATGTGTCTAGACGGAAAAGACGCTCCagcttgtttgacattgttgcAGATGAA GCAGCTGATGATACTCCAATGGTACAGCAAGACTTCTTGTCAGCTAACCAGTTACAGGCTGAAACAGAAGGCAATAACCCCTTGCCTGCGGTTCCCACCCTCGACGAAGAGTGTGAATCCATGGATTCCACCAACTCCAATGATGGAGATTCTGCGCCATTAAAGCCTGAAAACTCTCAACCACCACAACAGCAGTCATCTTATCCGGTGCTATATCCTGCATACTATTCTCCTTTCTTCCCATTTCCTCTGCCCTATTGGTCAGGGTACAGTCCAGAGCCTAATACTGTGAAGGAGGAGACACACGAGGTGCTGAAGCCAACTGCAGTGCATTCCAAAGCACCAATCAACGTTGACGAACTCGTTGGCATGTCAAAACTGAGCTTGGGAGAGACTATTGCAGACTCAGGCCCGTCCTCTCTGTCCCTGAAGCTTCAAGAAGAAGGGCCATCTCGGCAGTCAGCGTTTCATGCAACCCCAACATGTGGCAGTTCGAATATGAATGAGAGTGCCATCCATGCAGTTTGA
- the LOC130964759 gene encoding transcription factor KUA1-like isoform X2: MTVRGVPWTEEEHRMFLLGLQKLGKGDWRGIARNYVISRTPTQVASHAQKYFIRQSNVSRRKRRSSLFDIVADEAADDTPMVQQDFLSANQLQAETEGNNPLPAVPTLDEECESMDSTNSNDGDSAPLKPENSQPPQQQSSYPVLYPAYYSPFFPFPLPYWSGYSPEPNTVKEETHEVLKPTAVHSKAPINVDELVGMSKLSLGETIADSGPSSLSLKLQEEGPSRQSAFHATPTCGSSNMNESAIHAV; encoded by the exons ATGACTGTTAGAG GGGTTCCATGGACTGAGGAGGAACATAGAATGTTTTTACTTGGATTACAAAAGTTGGGCAAAGGTGATTGGCGTGGAATTGCAAGGAACTATGTTATATCAAGGACCCCTACTCAAGTGGCCAGTCACGCTCAAAAGTATTTCATCAGGCAAAGCAATGTGTCTAGACGGAAAAGACGCTCCagcttgtttgacattgttgcAGATGAA GCAGCTGATGATACTCCAATGGTACAGCAAGACTTCTTGTCAGCTAACCAGTTACAGGCTGAAACAGAAGGCAATAACCCCTTGCCTGCGGTTCCCACCCTCGACGAAGAGTGTGAATCCATGGATTCCACCAACTCCAATGATGGAGATTCTGCGCCATTAAAGCCTGAAAACTCTCAACCACCACAACAGCAGTCATCTTATCCGGTGCTATATCCTGCATACTATTCTCCTTTCTTCCCATTTCCTCTGCCCTATTGGTCAGGGTACAGTCCAGAGCCTAATACTGTGAAGGAGGAGACACACGAGGTGCTGAAGCCAACTGCAGTGCATTCCAAAGCACCAATCAACGTTGACGAACTCGTTGGCATGTCAAAACTGAGCTTGGGAGAGACTATTGCAGACTCAGGCCCGTCCTCTCTGTCCCTGAAGCTTCAAGAAGAAGGGCCATCTCGGCAGTCAGCGTTTCATGCAACCCCAACATGTGGCAGTTCGAATATGAATGAGAGTGCCATCCATGCAGTTTGA